The DNA region GGGATTTTATAAATTTTGCTAGGCAAAACAAAATTCTGGTAGGCCCAGGTAGGGGTTCGGCAGCGGGAAGTATTGTGGCTTATTTGCTAGGGATTACTAATATTGATCCGTTAGCTTATGATTTACTTTTTGAACGTTTTTTAAATCCAGAACGGGTAAGTATGCCTGATATTGATATTGACTTTTGCTATGAGCGGCGTCAAGAAGTGTTTGAGTATATTGTCAATAAATATCATTCGGATCATGTAGCACAGATTATTACTTTCGGGACTATGGCGGCAAAAGGTGCAATCCGTGATGTAGGTAGAGTATTAGATATTGCCTATAACGATGTAGATAAAATTGCTAAATTAATTCCTAACGAGTTGGGAATTACAATTGATAAGGCTTTGCAAATGAGCAAAGAGCTAAAAGAAATTTATCACGATGACATGCAAATGCGTAAATTGCTTGATTTAGCGCGGGCGGTAGAAGGAACCCCTAGACATGCTTCAACGCATGCTGCAGGGTTGGTTATTGCTCCACGGAACATTGATGAGTTTGTACCGTTACAATATTCATCGGAGGGTTTTGTAACTACGCAGTATGATAAAGATCGTTCGGAAGATATCGGCTTGCTAAAAATGGATTTGCTGGGTTTAAGGACTTTAACCGTGATTCAAGATGCCTTGCAAATGATCAAAAAAAACAAGGGCATTGATTTAGATATAGATAAAATTCCTTTAGTTGATAAAAAAACTGCCCAATTATTACAAAGCGGTGATACTGCAGGCGTATTTCAAATGGAGTCAGCAGGAATGACACAATTGGTAAAAGATTTAGCTCCCGAGGGGTTTACTGATTTGATTCCGTTAGTTGCTTTATATCGACCTGGTCCATTAGGTACAGGGATGGCTACAGATTTTATTAATGCCCGACATGGCAAACAGCCAATAAAATCTATTCATGAGAGTGTGGATTTTATTGTAAAAGATACTTTTGGAGTTATTCTTTATCAAGAACAAGTTATGCAAATTGCTTCGGCGATGGCTGGATTTACTCTTGGGCAAGCAGATATTTTACGACGAGCTATGGGTAAGAAAAAACCAGAAGAACTCAATAGCTTAAAATCAACATTTATTCAAGGGGCTGTAGTTAAAGGCATTGAGGCCGCAAAAGCAACAGAAGTCTTTGAATTGTTGGAACATTTTGCTGGCTATGGTTTTAATAAGTCGCATTCAGCGGCCTATGCTCTGATTGCTTACCAAACAGCTTATCTTAAGGCCCACTATCCAGCTGAATTTATGGCGGCAATGTTGACTAGTGTTATGGGGCAAAATGACAAAGTTGGTTATTATATTGAGGTGTGCCGTAATTTAGGGATTAGTGTTCAACCTCCTAGCATCAATAATAGTGAAAGTGGCTTTAGTGTAAAGGATAATAACATATTGTTTGGTTTAGCAGGAATCAAAAATATTGGTGAAAATGCTGTACATAATATTTTAGCGGCTCGTGAAGCAGGTGCTTTTAAAAACCTGCTAGATTTGTGTGAACGCTTAGATCCTAGAATAGTAAATAAAAGAGCTTTGGAAAGTTTAATAAAATGTGGTGCTTTTGATGAGTTTGCTTTAAAAAGAGCCCAATTACTAGCGGTTTTAGAACAAGCAGTAGATGTGGCTAACAAAAAAAATAAAGATCGTTTGTCGGGGCAAATTGGTTTATTTGAGGAGTTTGCGGAAGCACAGCATGATTTAAATTATCCTAATCTAGAGGAATTACCACAAGAACAAATTTTAGCGTTAGAAAAAGAAATTATTGGTTATTATGTAACTGGACATCCATTAGATAAATATCGTGAAAAATTAGCAAGTTTTGTGGAAATTAGGAAAATACAAGAAGAAATTTTTCGTGAAAATCAATTTATTGAAGTTGCGGGGATGATAAACACTTGTAAAAGAACGCTTACCAAGCGTGGGGATCATATGGCAATTGCTTCTTTAGAGGATTTTACGGGTGCAATAGAGGTTGTTGTTTTCCCGAAAATTTTTGATATGGTTAATCGGTTAATATATAGTGGCAGCTTAGTAGCTATAAAAGGTAGAATTGCGATACAAGATGATACTGCTAAAATTATGGTTACGGATGTATCGGAATTGGGCAGGCATAATAATGGGATAGTGCTTTTAATTGATCAAGAGCATGAACAAGCTACTATCTTGGAAAAATTAAAAAATGTGTTACTAGATAGTGTGGGTAAAGATACAGTATATCTGCATTTTACAGCTTCTAATCGCAAGATAAAATGTACGGAACAATATTCTGTGAATAGTTCTTTAGAGTTTACGATTAAGGAGATTGAAGATATTTTAGGTGCTAATACAATAAAAAGACTGTGAAATATTGCAGGGAACTGGTATCAATGATAAAATATAATGTAAGTTTTCTGAAAGAATATCAAGCTGGTGGGGGGTAATTATTTACAATGAATATAGTTGTTTGTATTAAGCAGGTTCCAGATACTACTGAAGTAAAAATAGATCCAATAACTAATACTTTAGTTCGGGCAGGGGTACCTAGTATTGCCAATCCTTATGATTTATATGCTTTAGAATTGGCGCTTAAGTTAAAAGACGAGAATTCTGAGATACAGGTTATTGCAATGTCCATGGGACCAGCTCAAGCAACCGAAGTATTGAAAGAGGCAATTTGCATGGGGGCCGATAGGGGCGTTTTGTTAAGTGACAGAGCTTTTGCTGGTGCGGATACTTTGGCGACTAGTTATGCTTTAGCGGCAGCAATAAAAAAGATCGGTAATGTAGGGATAGTTTTATGTGGTAAGCAAGCTATTGATGGCGATACTGCGCAAGTAGGACCAGAAATTGCCGAAAATTTATCCATTCCACAAGTTACTTATGTGCAAGATATAAAATTGAATGAAGGCGAAGCAATTTTAACTAGAAACTGTGAGGACTACTTGCAAAAAATAAAAGTCCAAGGTAGTTTTCTGGCGACGGTGGAAAAACATGGTTGCGAGCCACGCTTGGGCAGTATTCGTGGAAAACTTAATGCTTTGCACGCGGAAATAGAAGTGCTTACGGTTAAAGATGTAGAGGTTGAAGAGCATTGCCTTGGCTTAAATGGCTCGCCAACGCAAGTAAGTAAAATTTTCACACCGAAAATAAGCAGGATGAAAAATGAAATTATTCAGGACCAAGCACCAGAGATTGCTGTAGATATGCTACTAGAAAAACTCATAAGTGCGAAAATTATTTCAAATTAAAATGAGGATGGGGTGTAAAATATGGCAATAGTAGTGCAAAAAGAGAATTGTATTGGTTGTGGGGCTTGTATTAGCATCTGTCCAGTTGGAGCTATAGAATTTGAGGCAAATGGTAAAGCAGAAATTGGTGAAAATTGTATTGCTTGTGGAGCTTGTATTAGCGAATGTCCAGTAAAGTGTATTATTAGAGAACAAGTTAATAATAGATTAATAATAGATTTAGATAGCTATAAAAATATTTGGGTATATATAGAATGTGAAAAAAATCGACCTAAAAATGTCGCCTATGAACTACTTGGTGTAGCTAGAAGATTAGCGGATGCTTCAGGGGAAGAATGCGTAGCAATAGTTATAGGGGGATTATCCCAAAAATATTTGCAAGACTTAATTGCCAATGGTGCAGATAAGGTTTATTACTTAGAAAACAATAATTACTTAGAATATAATACTGAAATTTATACACAAGTTGTTACGGATTTAGTGAAAGAGCATAAACCTAATGCTTTACTTATTGGGGCTACTGTAAATGGGCGGGATTTAGCGCCGAGAATAGCAGGAAGGCTAAAAACTGGGCTGTGTGCCGATTGTACAGCTATCGATAATTCGGCAGAAGAAGCGAAGCTAATTGAGTGGACTCGACCTGCTTTTGGCGGTAATATCATGGCGACAATTGTCTGCCCAGAACATCGTCCACAAATGGGGAGTGTACGTCCTAAAGTGTTTCCTGTTTCACGTGCGGATTATAGTCGTAAGGGCGAGATAATTCTAATCAAGGAGCCTAATTTGCAGGATAACTTAGTGAAAATTTTGGAAACAATAGTAGATATTAGCGCCGAGCGTGTCAATATTCAGGATGCTGAAATTATTTGTGCAGGCGGCAGAGGGATGGGCAATAAGGAAACATTTGAACAACTCTATACCTTGGCGGATTTATTAGGGGGTGTTGTGGCTGGTTCAAGGGCGGTAGTGGAGTCAGGGTGGTTGGAACATCATGCGCAAGTTGGACAGTCAGGGGTTACTGTAGGCCCGAAAGTTTATTTTGCTTTTGGTATATCTGGGGCAATTCAGCATTTAGCTGGTATAAATGCTTGTGATATGATTATCGCGATAAATAAAGATGCCAATGCACCAATTTTTAAAGCGGCGGATTATGGAATAGTTGGCGATGTTCAGAAAATATTACCAATTCTTATTGAAAAAATTAGGGCAATCAAAGTTGAGCAAGAATAAATTTATTTGGAGAGGGTTCTATGTGGCAAGTTGTATATATTGCACCCAACAGTATGGAAGCTAAAAAAATTAAGCAATTACTCGAACAAGAAGGCTTTTTAGTTGAAATTCAGGCTACTACACAAAAAGCTAAAAATACAGGAATAGGAAGTTTCGAGATAAAGATTCTACATTCAGAGATCTTAGAGGCAATAGAAGTGCTACATGCAAATGGCTATTAGGAAAAAATAAAAATATAAAAGGGGCATGAAATATGAAAAAAACAAAAATTATTTGCACCTTAGGTCCAGCTACAGATAAAATCGAAATTGTGGAAGCTCTAATTGCAAACGGAATGAATGTGGCGCGATTTAACTTTTCGCATGGTAAACATAGTGAACATGCAGAAAGAATTAGCTTAGCTAGGGCGGCTGGAAATAAACTTGGTCAACAAATTGCTTTATTAGCAGATACCAAAGGACCAGAAATGCGTTTAGGTATGTTTAAAGAAAGTAGTGTGGAGCTAAGAGAAGGTGAAAAATTCACTTTGACCACTAAACAGGATGTTTTAGGCGACCAATACCGAGCTAGTGTTAATTACGTTAATTTAGCGCAAGAAATTAACGTGGGTACAGAAATTTTGTTGGCTGATGGCTTAATCAATTTGAAAGTACTAACTATTGAAGATACGGAGATCCATACTGTTGTGCAAAATACTGGTAGCATTAGTTCGAGAAAGAGGGTTGCTGTGCCAGGAGCAATCTTGAACTTGCCATTTTTATCAGAGCAAGATGTACAAGATATTCTATTTGCCATAGAACATGAGATGGACTATATAGCAGCATCTTTTGTGCAAAAAGCAGCAGATGTTTTAGCGATACGAAAAGTTTTAGAGGAAAACAACTCTAATATTGGCATTATTTCTAAAATAGAAAATTCATTAGGTGTAGAGAATATTGAAGAAATTATAAGTGTCTCTGATGGAATAATGGTAGCTAGAGGCGATTTAGGCGTAGAAATTCCAGCCGAAGAAGTTCCTTTAGTTCAAAAAAGTATTATTGCTAAATGTAATAAACTGGCAAAACCAGTAATTACAGCAACTCAAATGTTAGAAAGCATGGTAAAAAACCCTCGGCCAACGCGAGCTGAGGCTAGCGATGTTGCTAATGCGATTTTAGATGGTTCTGATGCAATTATGTTAAGTGGGGAAACGGCTTCGGGCGATTATCCTGTCGAAGCGGTTAAGACTATGGCCACGATTGCTAAACGCACAGAAACAGCACTAGAGTATGAGCAAATAATGAGAAGAACGATTTTAACAGTTGAAAAAACAACCACTGAAGCTGTAAGCCAAGCAACGGCACAAATTGCTCATAATTTAGGTGCTACAGCTATTTTGACGGCTACGGAATCGGGGTATACTCCGCGAATGATTTCTAAATATCGCCCAAGAGCAAAAATTGTAGCTGTTACTCCTTTAGTAGCGGTTGCTAGAAAAATGCAACTTTATTGGGGGGTATACCCAGTAGTTGGCAAGAGCAATGCTAATACTGATCAAATGGTCGAACAAACAATTAGTTTGGCTTTGAAAAATGATTTTGTTAAGGAAGGCGATTTGACAGTTATAACGGCAGGTGTTCCAGTTGGAATTGTAGGTAGTACGAATATGATTAGAGTTCATATTGTCGGGAATGTTATTTTACAAGGTACAGGGATTGGTCGAAAAGTTGCACATGGCAAAGTATGCATAATAAATGAGCCAGAAGATTTTGCTAGCAAGTTTGTAGCAGGGGATATTTTGGTTGTTAAGAGTCTAATGGATGATTATGCAAAATTTGCAGTTAAAGCAAGCGCAATAATTGCGGAAGAAGATGGGTTAACTTCGGCGGCAGCTATTGTTGGCGTTAGTTTTGGAATAACTACGATAGTGGGTGTAAACGGAGCTGTGGAACAATTAGAAGACGGTGCAATTATTACTGTGGACCCAGAGCGAGGACGTTTATATCAAGGACATATAAATGCTAAGTAATTAGTATTAAGAGAGGATGCGGGTAAAATTATGACAAAAAGACAAATGCTGTTAGTTGGCTTAATCATAATGTTTTCAGCGCTTTTAATAGGTTGTGGCGGAAAAAAAGAAAAACAGGTGTTGAATTTATATAGTTGGGCAGATAATTTTAATCCAACGGTAATAGCTGATTTTGAGCAAAAATATAATTGCAAGGTTAACTACGATGTTTTTGCAAACAATGAAGAAATGCTAGCTAAAATTCAAGCTGGTGGTTCGCAATATGATTTAATTCAACCATCTGACTATATGGTTCAAACAATGATTAAGCTGAATTTGTTGGAAGAATTGCGGAAAGATAATTTGCCGAATCTTAAAAATATGACAACATATTTTAAAACTCCACCTTATGATCCACAGGGGAAATATTCTGTGGTTTATGCTTGGGGTGTTACAGGAATTGCATATAATAAAAAATATGTAAAACAGACGCCAGAGAGCTGGAGTACTTTGTGGAATACAGAATATAAAGGTAAAGTTATAATGCTGAATGATTCGCGCGAAGTAATAGGTATGGGTTTAAAGAAAAATGGCTACTCTAATAGTTCTAAAAACGACGCTGAAATAGAAATGGCAGTAAATGATTTAAAAAGAGCAACTCCTAATGTTTTGGCTTTTGATACGGATACAATTAAACAAAAGTTTATTGCTGAGGAAGGTTGGATTGGAACAATGTGGTCAGGTGATGCTGTATTTGTAAATAAAGATAATAAAGATATAGCTTTTATTGTTCCGAAAGAAGGGACGACTATTTGGGCAGATACTTTTGCAATACCTAAAGGCGCAAAGAACCGTGATTTAGCCGAAAAATTTATCAACTATATGTATGACACCAAGGTCAGTGTAAAGAACTATGAGGAAATTGGTTATATTAACCCAAGTGAAGTAGCTTTCAAAATGCATTCAGAAGCTTATAGAAATAACCCAATTATTAAAGAAGCTTTAAAAGCAGTAGCTTCTAGTGAATGGTTAGCAGATATTGGTGATAAGGTAACTACTTATGATCGTTATTGGACGGAAATCAGAACTGGTAAATAAATAGGGAACGCTCTTTCTCTAGCAAAAATATTGGCAAAGAGAAAGAGCGTTTTATGTTGATTTAAATAATTTTACAAATAATATTTATAGTAAAATTATTTGGGGTATTTAGATAAAGCAAAAGAGATATGTTGAATTTTTAAAATATCAGATTT from Succinispira mobilis DSM 6222 includes:
- a CDS encoding DNA polymerase III subunit alpha, whose protein sequence is MGNFVHLHNHTEFSLLDGASRIKKLIAQAKQQNMPAIAITDHGVMYGVIDFYKEAKKQGIKPIIGCEVYISSTSRLDKGVGEKENSYHLILLAENNIGYRNLLKLVSIGHLEGFYYRPRIDKEVLKKYSAGLICLSACIAGEIPRYILEGNLEKAAQTVQEYVDIFGKNNFFLEVQNHGLPEELEVNRHLINLATRFELKRVATNDIHYVKREDSEAQDILLCVQTGKRVADVERMKFPNNEFYLKTYQEMQNLFPDDLEVLETSVEIAKRCQVDIQFGKLLLPEFELPDGQTAEAYLKNLCQKGLQERYPQAGKVEFERLEYELRVIKDMGYESYFLIVWDFINFARQNKILVGPGRGSAAGSIVAYLLGITNIDPLAYDLLFERFLNPERVSMPDIDIDFCYERRQEVFEYIVNKYHSDHVAQIITFGTMAAKGAIRDVGRVLDIAYNDVDKIAKLIPNELGITIDKALQMSKELKEIYHDDMQMRKLLDLARAVEGTPRHASTHAAGLVIAPRNIDEFVPLQYSSEGFVTTQYDKDRSEDIGLLKMDLLGLRTLTVIQDALQMIKKNKGIDLDIDKIPLVDKKTAQLLQSGDTAGVFQMESAGMTQLVKDLAPEGFTDLIPLVALYRPGPLGTGMATDFINARHGKQPIKSIHESVDFIVKDTFGVILYQEQVMQIASAMAGFTLGQADILRRAMGKKKPEELNSLKSTFIQGAVVKGIEAAKATEVFELLEHFAGYGFNKSHSAAYALIAYQTAYLKAHYPAEFMAAMLTSVMGQNDKVGYYIEVCRNLGISVQPPSINNSESGFSVKDNNILFGLAGIKNIGENAVHNILAAREAGAFKNLLDLCERLDPRIVNKRALESLIKCGAFDEFALKRAQLLAVLEQAVDVANKKNKDRLSGQIGLFEEFAEAQHDLNYPNLEELPQEQILALEKEIIGYYVTGHPLDKYREKLASFVEIRKIQEEIFRENQFIEVAGMINTCKRTLTKRGDHMAIASLEDFTGAIEVVVFPKIFDMVNRLIYSGSLVAIKGRIAIQDDTAKIMVTDVSELGRHNNGIVLLIDQEHEQATILEKLKNVLLDSVGKDTVYLHFTASNRKIKCTEQYSVNSSLEFTIKEIEDILGANTIKRL
- a CDS encoding electron transfer flavoprotein subunit beta/FixA family protein, encoding MNIVVCIKQVPDTTEVKIDPITNTLVRAGVPSIANPYDLYALELALKLKDENSEIQVIAMSMGPAQATEVLKEAICMGADRGVLLSDRAFAGADTLATSYALAAAIKKIGNVGIVLCGKQAIDGDTAQVGPEIAENLSIPQVTYVQDIKLNEGEAILTRNCEDYLQKIKVQGSFLATVEKHGCEPRLGSIRGKLNALHAEIEVLTVKDVEVEEHCLGLNGSPTQVSKIFTPKISRMKNEIIQDQAPEIAVDMLLEKLISAKIISN
- a CDS encoding electron transfer flavoprotein subunit alpha — translated: MAIVVQKENCIGCGACISICPVGAIEFEANGKAEIGENCIACGACISECPVKCIIREQVNNRLIIDLDSYKNIWVYIECEKNRPKNVAYELLGVARRLADASGEECVAIVIGGLSQKYLQDLIANGADKVYYLENNNYLEYNTEIYTQVVTDLVKEHKPNALLIGATVNGRDLAPRIAGRLKTGLCADCTAIDNSAEEAKLIEWTRPAFGGNIMATIVCPEHRPQMGSVRPKVFPVSRADYSRKGEIILIKEPNLQDNLVKILETIVDISAERVNIQDAEIICAGGRGMGNKETFEQLYTLADLLGGVVAGSRAVVESGWLEHHAQVGQSGVTVGPKVYFAFGISGAIQHLAGINACDMIIAINKDANAPIFKAADYGIVGDVQKILPILIEKIRAIKVEQE
- the pyk gene encoding pyruvate kinase, which gives rise to MKKTKIICTLGPATDKIEIVEALIANGMNVARFNFSHGKHSEHAERISLARAAGNKLGQQIALLADTKGPEMRLGMFKESSVELREGEKFTLTTKQDVLGDQYRASVNYVNLAQEINVGTEILLADGLINLKVLTIEDTEIHTVVQNTGSISSRKRVAVPGAILNLPFLSEQDVQDILFAIEHEMDYIAASFVQKAADVLAIRKVLEENNSNIGIISKIENSLGVENIEEIISVSDGIMVARGDLGVEIPAEEVPLVQKSIIAKCNKLAKPVITATQMLESMVKNPRPTRAEASDVANAILDGSDAIMLSGETASGDYPVEAVKTMATIAKRTETALEYEQIMRRTILTVEKTTTEAVSQATAQIAHNLGATAILTATESGYTPRMISKYRPRAKIVAVTPLVAVARKMQLYWGVYPVVGKSNANTDQMVEQTISLALKNDFVKEGDLTVITAGVPVGIVGSTNMIRVHIVGNVILQGTGIGRKVAHGKVCIINEPEDFASKFVAGDILVVKSLMDDYAKFAVKASAIIAEEDGLTSAAAIVGVSFGITTIVGVNGAVEQLEDGAIITVDPERGRLYQGHINAK
- a CDS encoding ABC transporter substrate-binding protein, producing MTKRQMLLVGLIIMFSALLIGCGGKKEKQVLNLYSWADNFNPTVIADFEQKYNCKVNYDVFANNEEMLAKIQAGGSQYDLIQPSDYMVQTMIKLNLLEELRKDNLPNLKNMTTYFKTPPYDPQGKYSVVYAWGVTGIAYNKKYVKQTPESWSTLWNTEYKGKVIMLNDSREVIGMGLKKNGYSNSSKNDAEIEMAVNDLKRATPNVLAFDTDTIKQKFIAEEGWIGTMWSGDAVFVNKDNKDIAFIVPKEGTTIWADTFAIPKGAKNRDLAEKFINYMYDTKVSVKNYEEIGYINPSEVAFKMHSEAYRNNPIIKEALKAVASSEWLADIGDKVTTYDRYWTEIRTGK